The following coding sequences lie in one Thalassoglobus polymorphus genomic window:
- a CDS encoding DUF1559 domain-containing protein, translating to MATIASSPQKSLKTLTSMPPSHPASGRNQQRGFTLIELLVVIAIIAILVALLLPAVQQAREAARRASCRNNIRQLALALHNYQSSHNVFPIGVLGDSGSTSANQVLTTWQALLLPQVEQTALYNQYDFNVRFSHANNKDVVLQTLAVYRCPSQPTDEPVDDTYGTNHYAANAGTTPGADDGMLYPLSSTRFRDVTDGTSNTIAISEVAFEFGGWARGAMNSGSGSSGSGGGSGGGGGGGGSGGGTGQGFARGVLRWWKAAPNCATPGLNPEETDCSGSVEREFQYSSPHVGGCLTALSDGSGRFISENIDTQLLRALFTRHGGEVVSEF from the coding sequence ATGGCAACGATCGCCTCCTCCCCACAAAAATCCCTCAAAACTCTGACTTCAATGCCCCCATCGCATCCAGCTTCCGGCCGAAACCAGCAACGTGGTTTCACACTCATTGAACTTCTTGTGGTGATCGCCATTATTGCAATTCTCGTTGCACTCCTGCTGCCCGCTGTCCAGCAGGCACGAGAAGCAGCAAGACGCGCATCCTGCCGCAACAATATTCGTCAATTGGCACTGGCGTTGCACAACTACCAATCCTCGCACAACGTCTTCCCGATTGGAGTCTTGGGAGATTCCGGGAGCACGTCCGCGAACCAAGTGTTGACGACGTGGCAGGCGCTGTTGCTTCCTCAGGTCGAACAGACAGCTCTCTACAACCAGTACGACTTCAATGTTCGCTTCAGTCATGCGAACAACAAAGATGTGGTCCTGCAAACATTGGCAGTTTATCGCTGCCCATCGCAACCGACTGATGAACCTGTCGACGACACCTATGGGACGAACCATTACGCAGCCAATGCCGGAACCACACCCGGAGCGGATGACGGAATGCTGTATCCCCTTTCATCAACCCGGTTCCGTGATGTGACCGATGGGACATCCAACACAATTGCGATCAGCGAAGTCGCTTTTGAATTCGGAGGCTGGGCACGCGGTGCAATGAACAGCGGCTCCGGTTCCAGTGGGTCTGGTGGTGGAAGTGGTGGTGGCGGAGGAGGCGGTGGCAGTGGAGGTGGAACGGGCCAGGGCTTTGCGCGTGGTGTCCTTCGATGGTGGAAAGCTGCCCCGAACTGTGCAACACCCGGCCTGAATCCTGAAGAAACGGATTGCTCTGGAAGCGTCGAGCGCGAGTTTCAATACTCCAGCCCTCATGTCGGCGGATGCTTGACAGCACTCTCTGACGGGAGTGGACGCTTCATCAGCGAAAACATCGACACACAACTACTTCGAGCCCTCTTCACACGCCACGGCGGAGAAGTCGTCTCAGAGTTTTAA
- a CDS encoding sulfatase family protein — protein MRRTGLLLSCLVFALTFQCDAAEKNIIFFITDDESPTLGCYGDPVAVTPAIDELAADGTMFLNAFATTASCSASRSVVMSGLHNHKNGQYGHQHSYHKFASFDNVVSLSLPRVLANAGYRTAQIGKYHVAPEAVYHYETYLKGNGRNAVEMAENCREFINNKEDDRPFFIYFGTSDPHRGGGIDKTSKLKLKPDLFGNRPENGSYEGVDEVFYEPEDVIIPPFMTDTPETREELAQYYQSCSRVDRGLARLVQVLKEADLYDKTMIVFTSDHGMAFSGGKTTVFEAGLRVPFVVRNPYEKNRGVKSTAMISHVDITPSLLDFAGGLNPKTNGPKKWVNPDQFWKERGENLKENRGPKLRSYHGKSWIPILGDADAEHWETIFASHTFHEIQMYYPMRVVRDKEYKLIWNIAHGLPYPFASDLWRASSWQAQFQKGMTAPYGQKTVGDYIHRPQFELYHISEDPNESNNLAGKTEYAEILKKYQTKLKDFQKEMDDPWIMKWDYE, from the coding sequence ATGCGACGAACTGGTTTGCTGCTAAGTTGTCTCGTTTTTGCATTGACATTTCAGTGTGATGCCGCCGAAAAGAATATTATCTTTTTCATCACCGATGATGAAAGTCCGACGCTGGGATGCTACGGCGATCCGGTTGCAGTGACGCCTGCAATTGATGAGCTCGCTGCCGACGGAACAATGTTTTTGAATGCGTTCGCGACGACTGCGAGTTGCAGTGCGAGTCGGTCTGTAGTGATGTCGGGGCTTCACAATCATAAAAATGGCCAGTATGGGCATCAGCACTCCTATCACAAGTTCGCATCCTTCGACAATGTGGTCAGTCTGTCGCTGCCGCGAGTCCTGGCGAATGCTGGATACCGAACAGCACAGATTGGGAAGTATCACGTCGCTCCCGAAGCGGTTTATCATTACGAGACCTATCTCAAAGGGAATGGTCGTAACGCTGTGGAAATGGCGGAGAACTGTCGCGAATTCATCAACAACAAAGAAGATGACCGTCCCTTCTTCATCTACTTTGGAACCTCCGATCCACATCGCGGTGGCGGGATCGATAAGACATCCAAGTTAAAATTGAAGCCAGACCTGTTTGGAAATCGCCCGGAGAACGGTTCTTACGAAGGGGTCGATGAAGTCTTCTACGAACCTGAAGATGTGATTATTCCCCCATTCATGACTGACACTCCCGAAACCCGCGAAGAGCTGGCGCAGTATTACCAGTCATGCTCTCGCGTCGATCGCGGCTTGGCTCGGCTCGTTCAGGTTTTGAAAGAGGCGGACCTGTATGACAAAACGATGATTGTGTTCACCTCTGATCATGGAATGGCCTTCTCCGGCGGAAAGACAACTGTCTTCGAAGCTGGGTTGCGCGTCCCCTTTGTGGTCCGCAATCCCTACGAGAAAAACAGAGGTGTGAAATCGACAGCGATGATCTCTCATGTCGACATCACACCGAGTCTCCTTGATTTCGCTGGCGGATTAAATCCGAAGACGAATGGCCCGAAGAAATGGGTGAATCCTGATCAGTTCTGGAAAGAACGTGGAGAGAATCTGAAAGAGAATCGTGGTCCAAAGTTGCGCAGCTATCACGGGAAGTCATGGATTCCGATCTTGGGAGATGCCGACGCTGAGCATTGGGAGACAATTTTTGCTTCACACACATTCCACGAGATTCAGATGTATTACCCAATGCGAGTTGTTCGCGACAAAGAATATAAGCTGATCTGGAATATTGCTCACGGGCTTCCGTATCCCTTCGCTTCAGACTTGTGGCGAGCCTCGTCATGGCAGGCACAATTTCAGAAAGGGATGACCGCTCCATATGGTCAAAAAACGGTCGGCGATTACATCCATCGTCCGCAATTCGAACTCTATCACATTTCTGAAGATCCGAATGAATCGAACAACCTCGCTGGGAAAACGGAATACGCCGAGATTCTGAAGAAGTACCAGACGAAACTGAAAGACTTTCAAAAAGAGATGGATGATCCCTGGATCATGAAATGGGATTACGAGTAA